The sequence TGCCAGTGCGGGATGGCGCGCATCTCGATCGTGGCGATGACCGGCGTGCCCAGTTCCCCCTTGTCGAGGATCTGCTTCAGCACGCGCATGGACTGGTCGTAGCGCATGTTCTGGTTGACGGAGAGGATCTTGCCAGCGGCCTTGGCCTCGTCACGCAGCGCGATGGCGTCTTCCAGCGTCAGCGCCAGCGGCTTCTGCGCCAGGATCCCCTTGATATGCTTCTGCTTCAGCGCATGGCGGATCAAAGCCGGCTGTTGGTCGGGGGGAAAGGCGAGGTCGAGGATCTCGACGTTTTCGTCTTCGATCAGCGCTTCTGGCGTCTCATGCACGGTCGGGATCGACCAGCGTGTCGCCACCTTGGCGGCGTTGGCCTTGGTGCGCGACGCGATCGCCACGACCGGGAAGCCGGCCTCCTGATAGGCGGCCAGATGGCATTCGGCCATGATCATGCCGGCGCCGATGGCGCCGATCCGGAGATCGTTGACCCGGATCTCCGGATCCGGCGAGAAGCCCTTGGAATCAGCCATCATTTCCTCCGTCTGCTTAGGGGTTCACGCGAGGAACGGCAGTCCCGTCCGCGGCGAAAAAGTGGATGTCGGCCGGATCGACCGAGAGGGTGATCTTCTCGTCCGCCGCGTATTTCGGCTGGCCACGCAGCAACGCCCGCAGGCGCTCCTCCCCGGCGGTCAGCGTCACTACGGTGAAGCCTCCGAGCGGCTCGACCTCGAAGATCGTCGCCGCGGCGCCGTCGCCTTCGCGCCAGGGCGCGAGCTTCAGGCTTTCGGGGCGGATGCCGAAGGCGGCCGTGCGGTCCGGCACGGCAGCGAGCGGCAGGCGGATAACACCCTCCGCCGCTGTTAGCCTTCCGTTAACCGTATCGGCCGTTCCGGCGAGCAGATTGATCGTCGGAGCGCCGACGAGGCTGGCGACATAGCGGCTTGCCGGACGATCATAGATCGCGCGCGGCGTATCGACCTGGCGGATAACGCCAGCATCGAGGATCGCCATCCGATCGGCGACCGACATCGCCTCTTCCTGGTCGTGGGTGACATAGACCAGCGTGTGGCCGAGCTCCTGCTGCAGGCGCTTCAGCTCGACGCGGGTTTCCTCGCGCAGCCGGGCGTCCAGCGCCGAGATCGGGTCGTCCATCAGATAGGCGGCAGGGTCGCGGACCAGGGCGCGGGCGATTGCCACGCGCTGGCGCTCGCCACCGGAAAGCTGCGCGGGCGGCTTATGCAGGATGTGGCCGATATGGAGCTTCTCGGCGACGGCGGCGAGCTTGGCCGCGATCTGCGCCTCCGGCACCTTCCGCTCAACCAGCGGAAAGCGGATGTTCTCGCGCGCGGTCATGTGCGGAAACAGCGCCAGGTTCTGGAACACCATGGCGACGTTGCGCTCGGCCGGCGACACGGCGTTGACGCGCTTGCCGCCGATGAGGATCTCGCCCTCGTCCGGCGTCTCCAGCCCGAGGATCAGGCGCAAAATCGTCGTCTTGCCGGAGGATGGCGGGCCGAAGAAGCAGAAGAACTCGTTGTCGCGGATGGTGAAGGAGGCGCGGTCGAGCGCCAGCGTGTCGCCATAGCGCTTCGAGACGTTGTCGAAGGTGATCTCGGCCATGCTCAGCCTCCCCGGATCGCGGCGGTGGAAGCGGCGTCAAACAGGCGGACCGCTGCCGGCGCCGGAACGATCGAGACGACGTCGCCGATGGAAAAGCCGACATCGTTCTCGGTCACGATCTTGACCGACTGGCCGCTTTCGACATGGACGATGGTGCGGGCGCCGATGCGCTCGACGAAGGTGACGCGGGCGCGCAGCCCCTGCCCTTCAAGGCCAAGCGTCGCCTCTTCCGGCCGGAAGCCGTATTGCACGGCCCGGCTGCCGGAAGCACGCGCCGCCGCGGCGAGATCGTCCGGCAGCGGCGGCGAGACGCCCCAGGGACCGAGATCGACGGCCAGGCCGCGGTCCGTCTCAGCCAGTTCGCCGGCGATCAAATTCATGCCGGGCGCGCCGATGAACTTGGCCACGAAGATGTTGGCCGGGTTGTTGTAGACCTCGAGCGGGGTGCCGACCTGCTGCAGCACGCCATGGTCCATCACCGCGATGCGGTCGGCCATGGTCATGGCCTCAAGCTGGTCGTGGGTGACATAGACCATGGTCTGCCTGAACTGCTTCTGCAGATGCTTCAGCTCCGTCCGCATCACGGCGCGGAAGGCAGCGTCGACATTCGACAGCGGCTCGTCGAGCAGGAAGATCGCCGGCTCGACGATGGCCGAGCGGCCGATGGCGAGGCGCTGCAGGATGTTGACCGAGAGCTTGGCGCTCTTCTGGTCGAGCATCGGCGTCAGTTGCAGGAAATCGGCGATGTTCTTCACCCGCCGGTCGATCTCCGCCCGGCTCATGCCGCGCATCTTCGGGCCATATGCGAGGTTCTGGCGAACCGTCATATGGGTGAAGATCGCGTAGTTCTGGAACACGAAACCGACGCCGCGCTTGCCCATCGGCACGCCGTTCATGTCGCGTCCGTCGAACAGGATGCGGCCGCCGGAGGGGTCCTCCATGCCGGCGATCATGTTCATGGTCGTCGACTTGCCGCAGCCGGATGGCCCCAGCAGCGCCATGAACTCGCCGTCGCGGATCTCGAGATCCATGGTCTTCAGCGCGGTGAAATCGCCGAAGCGCTTCACCAGGTTTTCCAGACGGATTGTCGTCATGCCCGTCCCCCGTTTTTGGCAGCTTCCATCCGCTTCATGGCGAAGACGGCGAGGACGGAAAGGGCGATCAGGATGACGAGCGCGATGGCCGCGACATAGCCCCAGATCAGGTCCTGGGTCGTGACCTTGTAGATGTAGACGGAGATCGTCTCGGTCGCGACGCCGGGGCCGCCGCCGGTCATGATGTAGAGCGTGTCGAAGATCTTGAAGATCTCGATGACGCGGATCGCCAGCGCGATCACCATGATCGTCTTGATGCGCGGCAGCATGATCGTGAAGAAGCGCTGCCGCCAGTTGGCGCCGAGCAGGGTCGCCGCCTTCAGCTGGTCCTCCGGCACGCCGACCAGACCGGCGAGCAGGATCAGGAACATCAGCGGCGTCCACTGCCAGATGTCGGCGATCATCACGGCAACCAGCGCCAGCGTCGGATCGGACAGCCAGGCAATCTTGATGTCCATGCCGGACAGCGCCGAGAGGATGCCGTTGAACGGCCCGCCCGACTGGAACAGCATGAAGAACATGTAGCCGGCGACCGCGGGCACGACCATCATCGGCATCAGCAGGATCGAGTAGAAGACCCGCTTGCCGGGGAAGTCGTCCATGAACAGCGTGGCGAGGCCCAGCGCCAGCAGGAACTCGGCCGGAACGCAGACGAGCATGATGATGAAGGTGCGCCAGAGCGCGCCCCACCAGCGCCGGTCCTCGAGCAGGTCGGTGTAGTTGGCGAAGCTGTTCCAGGACTGCCAAGCCTTCCACCAGCCGACGCCATCGAGCGGCGACCAGTCGGTGAGGCTGATATAGAGCTGCATCAGCAGCGGGAAGCCGGCGATGAACAGCACGAGCAGCTGGGTCGGCAGGGTCAGGCGGAAGCCGAGCCGACGCGATTCCCGGTCGACCGGCGGGATGGTGCGCGGCGCGGCTTCGGCGGCGCCCGGCAGGATTTCGGTCGCGCTCATTGCTTCAGCGCTCCGAAGGTCAGGCCGCGGACCAGATGCTTCTGGATGGCGATGCCGAGGATGACGGGCGGGATCGCCGCGAGCAGGCCCAGCGCTGCCTTGGCGCCATAGAGCTGGCCGGTCATCGAGGACGAGAGCGAGGCCATGTAGACCGGGATCGTCACCCAGTTCTTGGTCGTGAGCAGCAGCGCGATCAGATAGTCCGACCAGTTCAGGATGAAGACGAGCAGCGCCGAGGAGGCGAGCGGCGCGCGCATCACCGGCAACGTGATCTTCATGAAGACGCGGAAGCGCGAGCAGCCTTCGACGAGGGCTGCTTCCTCGATCTCGCGCGGCATTTCATCAAAGAAGGTCTTCATCAGCCAGAAGGCGAAGGGCAGCGTGACGATGCCGTAGATCAGCGCCAGGCCCCACCAGGTATCGATCAGGCCGAGAAACGCCCACATGATCATGACCGGAATCATCACCGCCATGGGCGGGAACAGGCGCAGCTGGATCAGCGCCAGTGGCAGGTTCTTGCCCGAGCCGAAGCGCGACAGGCCATAGGCGGCGGCGGTGCCGCAGACCATGGCGATAACAGTGCCGAACACGGCCGAGAGCAGCGACGACAGGATCGGCCGCCAGGCGGTGCGCTCCAGCGCGACGATCAGGTCGGAGGTGCTCTGGCCGAAGACGAAGCGGAAATTATCCAGCGTCGGCGCGCGCGGAATCCAGGTCAGGTCGGCGCCCGTCGCCGACCATTCCGGGATCGGCTTGAAAGCCATCGACACCATCCAGAGGATGGGCAAGAGCGTCAGCGCGAGCGCAAGCGCGATCGCCGCATAACGGAAGATTTCAAAGGCGGGTGAACGCCGCATCGGCCTACTCGTTTCCTCGGCAGCGGCCCTCACCTCTCCCATGGGGAGAGGTCGGACCGCAGGTCCGGGTGAGGGGTTGAGTCCTCTCCGGAAAATTCCCTACCCCCTCACCCGCCGGCTTCGCCGTCGACCTCTCCCCATGGGAGAGGTGAAGGGGATTCTCAGCCTGTGACCGAAGGCCCTCACCCAACCCTCTCCCAAAGGGAGAGGGCTTTTTCGCCGGCGCTCTGCATCGACCTCGAGGCCTGTGATAAGCGCCCCCTCTCCCGCTGGCGGGAGAGGGTCGGGGTGAGGGTCTCCGCCTCTTTCGGCTACGTCACGACCGGATCGAGCACCGTCGGCCACGAGGCCTTGTTGCTGCGGATGGCGTCGAGGAGCTTGTCCTCGCCGATACGGCGAGCAATCCGCTTCCATTCGCGCTCCGTGTCGGCCATCGCCTGTTCCGGCGTCTTCGACTTGGTGCAGGCGGCGACGAGGTTCTCGTCGAGCGCGTTGTGGAAGGCGGTTGCGCCCGGATAGTTGATGGTCGGGACCGTGCGCGCGACGACCTCGCGCAGATTGTCCATGTGGTAGGCGTGGTAGGTCTCGCGGACGAGCGGATCGGCGAAGTTCGCCAGCTGGAACGGATCGAAATAGCCGCCCGGATTGGCCGTCATCCAGGAATAGATCCGGCTGGAGCCGAGCCACTGCAGCAGCAGGTAGCAGGCTTCCGGATGCTGGCTCTGGGCCGAGATCGAGGCCGAGAGATTGAGCCAGAGCACCGAGCGGCGGACCAGCTTGTCGTCGATGACGCGGCCGGGCGGCAGCATCGAGCCGATCTTGCCAGTGACCTTCGAGCCTTCATTGGCCTTGTTGTCGAGGAACTTCGGCAGGTTGGAGAAGGCGCAGGTCATCGCCGCGCCGCCATTGCCGAAATTGCCATACTGCTCCGGCCAGCCCCAGGAGATCGCGTCCGGCGAATGATGGGCAAGGCTGTCGACATATTCGGTCGTCGCCAGGATGCCATTGGCCGAATTGATCAGCGGCGCGCCATTGTCGTCGAACAGGAACTGGTTCGGCGAGGCGGTCGAGACGAAGCGCTGGTACCAGTTGGTGTAGCCCCAGCCCTGGTTGCGCAGGTCGGTCGAACCGAACAGGCCCTTGTCCGGGCGGTGGAAATGCGAGGCGATGTCGCTGTGCTGCTTCCAGGTGGTGGGCGGCGCCAGATCGTAGCCGAACTTGTCCTTGAAGGCCGACTGCTCGGCCGCGTCGCCGAACAGATCGGTGCGGTAGACCCAGCACTGGTAATCGCCATCGAGCGAGACGCCGTAGACGGAGCCGCGATAGCGGTTGAACAGGCTGACGCCGGCATCGCCGCCAGGATAGCCGCGCTCGGGATTGTCCCATTCCGGCTTATACTGGGCGACGAAATCGTCCATCTTGACGAGACCATTGGTCTCGGCGAGGTCGCCCAGCCGGTTCCACTCGACGGCGTAGATGTCGAACGCGCCGCCCTGGGTGGAGATGTCCTGCATCGCCTTGGTGAATTCCTGGCCGTTGGGCTGGCCGACGATCTCCAGCGTGACGCCGGTTTCCTTCTCCCAAAGGTCCTTGATCGACGGCGCACCTTCCGGGAACGGCTTGGTCAGCTGGCCGATCGAGCCGTCCGACAGGCCGAGCACGATCTTGCTCGGCGCCTTGCCGGCGGCCTTGAGCGCCTTGATGCCCTCGACGGCGCGGCCTTCCGGCGTATCCGCGCCATACTGGTAGCGCTCGGCGCCGGGAAAGCCCGTGGGGCCGCCGATCATGCCCGGCGACAGCGCCGTATCCGCGAAAGCCGGCCGCAGGAACTTCGGCGCGATGCCGATCGCTGCCGTGAGCGCAAAGGCCGAGCCGCCCGTCTTCAGCAGACGGCGGCGGGTGAAGCCGGACGAGCCGGCGGAAGAACCGCGCGTGGACATGATTTCCCCTCCCAAGGACAAGCGGATCATTCGCTGATCCGTCACATCGGCGGAGATGATTGATATTGATTTGTTTCGATGTCAACAGGCGATGCAATGCATCATATTCGCTGGGCATTTTTGATGCGTCGCAGCATCACAAGTCGGCCAAGTCTCTTTGAGAACAGGACAATAGATGCAGAGATGCCCGTAAAACGGCGTAATTCCGCGCGAAATCACGATCGGACGTCCGCTTTGCGAATCCTTCGGCCACGCCACCGCGCGGCATGCAAAATCCATCAAATACCTCATTGACATCATTTTACATCAAAGACATCATTTGACATCGCGACGCTGCCGCCGCTTCCGGTCCTCCGGGCAAACGGCGTACCTTGCGAGGTCTTCGGCCCTGAAACGACTCGGACACACGGAATGCGGACGACGCTGGCGGACATCGCACGGGAGGCAGGGG is a genomic window of Kaistia defluvii containing:
- a CDS encoding carbohydrate ABC transporter permease, coding for MRRSPAFEIFRYAAIALALALTLLPILWMVSMAFKPIPEWSATGADLTWIPRAPTLDNFRFVFGQSTSDLIVALERTAWRPILSSLLSAVFGTVIAMVCGTAAAYGLSRFGSGKNLPLALIQLRLFPPMAVMIPVMIMWAFLGLIDTWWGLALIYGIVTLPFAFWLMKTFFDEMPREIEEAALVEGCSRFRVFMKITLPVMRAPLASSALLVFILNWSDYLIALLLTTKNWVTIPVYMASLSSSMTGQLYGAKAALGLLAAIPPVILGIAIQKHLVRGLTFGALKQ
- a CDS encoding carbohydrate ABC transporter permease codes for the protein MSATEILPGAAEAAPRTIPPVDRESRRLGFRLTLPTQLLVLFIAGFPLLMQLYISLTDWSPLDGVGWWKAWQSWNSFANYTDLLEDRRWWGALWRTFIIMLVCVPAEFLLALGLATLFMDDFPGKRVFYSILLMPMMVVPAVAGYMFFMLFQSGGPFNGILSALSGMDIKIAWLSDPTLALVAVMIADIWQWTPLMFLILLAGLVGVPEDQLKAATLLGANWRQRFFTIMLPRIKTIMVIALAIRVIEIFKIFDTLYIMTGGGPGVATETISVYIYKVTTQDLIWGYVAAIALVILIALSVLAVFAMKRMEAAKNGGRA
- a CDS encoding ABC transporter ATP-binding protein, translated to MTTIRLENLVKRFGDFTALKTMDLEIRDGEFMALLGPSGCGKSTTMNMIAGMEDPSGGRILFDGRDMNGVPMGKRGVGFVFQNYAIFTHMTVRQNLAYGPKMRGMSRAEIDRRVKNIADFLQLTPMLDQKSAKLSVNILQRLAIGRSAIVEPAIFLLDEPLSNVDAAFRAVMRTELKHLQKQFRQTMVYVTHDQLEAMTMADRIAVMDHGVLQQVGTPLEVYNNPANIFVAKFIGAPGMNLIAGELAETDRGLAVDLGPWGVSPPLPDDLAAAARASGSRAVQYGFRPEEATLGLEGQGLRARVTFVERIGARTIVHVESGQSVKIVTENDVGFSIGDVVSIVPAPAAVRLFDAASTAAIRGG
- a CDS encoding ABC transporter ATP-binding protein; the encoded protein is MAEITFDNVSKRYGDTLALDRASFTIRDNEFFCFFGPPSSGKTTILRLILGLETPDEGEILIGGKRVNAVSPAERNVAMVFQNLALFPHMTARENIRFPLVERKVPEAQIAAKLAAVAEKLHIGHILHKPPAQLSGGERQRVAIARALVRDPAAYLMDDPISALDARLREETRVELKRLQQELGHTLVYVTHDQEEAMSVADRMAILDAGVIRQVDTPRAIYDRPASRYVASLVGAPTINLLAGTADTVNGRLTAAEGVIRLPLAAVPDRTAAFGIRPESLKLAPWREGDGAAATIFEVEPLGGFTVVTLTAGEERLRALLRGQPKYAADEKITLSVDPADIHFFAADGTAVPRVNP
- a CDS encoding extracellular solute-binding protein, which produces MSTRGSSAGSSGFTRRRLLKTGGSAFALTAAIGIAPKFLRPAFADTALSPGMIGGPTGFPGAERYQYGADTPEGRAVEGIKALKAAGKAPSKIVLGLSDGSIGQLTKPFPEGAPSIKDLWEKETGVTLEIVGQPNGQEFTKAMQDISTQGGAFDIYAVEWNRLGDLAETNGLVKMDDFVAQYKPEWDNPERGYPGGDAGVSLFNRYRGSVYGVSLDGDYQCWVYRTDLFGDAAEQSAFKDKFGYDLAPPTTWKQHSDIASHFHRPDKGLFGSTDLRNQGWGYTNWYQRFVSTASPNQFLFDDNGAPLINSANGILATTEYVDSLAHHSPDAISWGWPEQYGNFGNGGAAMTCAFSNLPKFLDNKANEGSKVTGKIGSMLPPGRVIDDKLVRRSVLWLNLSASISAQSQHPEACYLLLQWLGSSRIYSWMTANPGGYFDPFQLANFADPLVRETYHAYHMDNLREVVARTVPTINYPGATAFHNALDENLVAACTKSKTPEQAMADTEREWKRIARRIGEDKLLDAIRSNKASWPTVLDPVVT